The following coding sequences are from one Chloroflexota bacterium window:
- a CDS encoding IS1634 family transposase yields the protein MTEMLTVISERVDDIPLLLAQQERMGVPSLLDEHFSTHGHWQGLSLGWVATGWLTHILSEADHRLNHAQPWAEKRLETLGQCIGQVVRDLDFSDDRLETVLRALSDDSQWEVFEGALNQRLLRVYDLSPEAVRLDSTTASGYWAVTSGGLFQLGHSKDRRPDLPQVKVKLATLDPLGMPLVTAVVSGERADDPLYIPTISQVRESLRRRGLLYIGDCKMAALATRTFVQAGDDFYLCPLPQTQLPSEELEGHLAPVWEGKQALTDVYRQKEGGEKERIAEGFERLETLTAEVDGETITWTERRLVVRSLKQAQTAEEALRTRLAKAQTALTALNERGRGKKRFVDVEDLRQVAEAIVAKHRVQGLLRLGYQDIVQERPIRRYRDRSATVRVEREVRVTVDVDSAALEEAVRRLGWRVYATNAPDGRLTLMQAVLAYRSEYIIERGFGRLKGKPLSLTPMYLQRDDHATGLIRLLSIGLRVLTLVEFVVRRGLAAEGGRLAGLYAGNPKRATARPTTELLLKAFQEITLTIIQEAGQTRRHLTPLTVLQQRILELSDFPLTIYTRLWADSSKPP from the coding sequence ATGACCGAGATGCTTACTGTGATTAGTGAACGAGTGGATGATATTCCCTTGTTGCTGGCCCAACAGGAACGCATGGGGGTGCCCTCCCTGCTGGATGAACACTTCTCCACTCATGGTCACTGGCAGGGCCTCAGCCTGGGGTGGGTAGCTACAGGATGGTTGACTCATATTCTCTCCGAAGCTGACCATCGGTTGAACCATGCCCAACCTTGGGCAGAGAAGCGGCTGGAGACGCTGGGCCAGTGCATCGGGCAGGTGGTGCGGGACCTCGACTTCAGCGATGACCGGCTGGAGACTGTGCTGCGTGCTTTGAGTGACGACAGCCAATGGGAGGTCTTCGAGGGGGCACTGAATCAGCGCTTGCTGCGGGTGTACGACCTGAGCCCAGAAGCAGTGCGCTTGGACAGCACCACGGCCAGTGGCTACTGGGCGGTGACGTCGGGAGGCTTGTTCCAGTTGGGGCATAGCAAGGACCGACGGCCTGATTTGCCCCAGGTGAAGGTCAAGTTGGCCACCTTGGACCCGCTGGGGATGCCTCTGGTCACTGCCGTAGTGTCCGGAGAGCGGGCTGATGACCCTTTGTACATCCCCACCATTAGCCAGGTGCGGGAAAGTCTGCGGCGTCGAGGGTTGCTGTACATCGGGGATTGCAAGATGGCGGCGCTGGCCACGCGGACCTTTGTCCAGGCCGGCGATGACTTCTACCTGTGTCCGCTGCCGCAGACCCAACTGCCGTCCGAGGAGCTGGAGGGCCATCTGGCTCCCGTCTGGGAGGGCAAGCAGGCACTGACGGATGTCTACCGCCAGAAGGAAGGTGGTGAGAAAGAACGCATCGCCGAAGGGTTCGAACGGCTGGAGACCCTGACGGCAGAGGTGGACGGGGAGACGATCACCTGGACGGAACGACGGTTGGTGGTGCGCTCGCTGAAGCAAGCCCAGACCGCCGAAGAGGCCCTGCGTACCCGTCTGGCGAAGGCTCAGACCGCTCTCACCGCGCTGAACGAACGAGGGCGAGGTAAGAAGCGTTTCGTAGACGTGGAGGACCTGCGCCAGGTGGCCGAAGCGATTGTCGCTAAGCATCGGGTTCAGGGCTTGCTGCGATTGGGCTACCAGGACATCGTCCAGGAACGCCCGATACGGCGTTACCGGGATCGGTCGGCCACCGTGCGCGTGGAGCGAGAGGTGCGGGTGACCGTAGATGTGGATTCGGCAGCCCTGGAGGAGGCCGTGCGTCGGCTGGGCTGGCGGGTATATGCTACCAATGCTCCCGACGGGCGACTGACTCTCATGCAGGCAGTGTTGGCCTATCGCAGTGAATACATCATCGAACGCGGCTTTGGCCGTTTGAAGGGCAAGCCGTTGTCGCTGACGCCCATGTACTTGCAGCGGGATGATCATGCCACCGGGCTCATCCGTCTGCTGAGCATTGGGCTGCGGGTGCTGACATTGGTGGAGTTCGTTGTCCGTCGCGGTCTGGCCGCGGAGGGAGGCCGGTTGGCGGGACTGTACGCCGGAAACCCCAAGCGGGCCACGGCTCGGCCTACCACAGAACTGCTCTTGAAGGCTTTTCAAGAGATTACCCTGACCATCATTCAGGAAGCGGGCCAGACACGTCGTCATCTTACACCACTCACCGTACTACAGCAGCGCATCTTAGAGTTATCGGACTTCCCGTTGACTATCTATACGAGGCTCTGGGCCGATTCTTCGAAACCGCCTTGA